Proteins from a genomic interval of Paenibacillus sp. FSL H8-0048:
- the purL gene encoding phosphoribosylformylglycinamidine synthase subunit PurL, which yields MTQQVSAKEPNAEQIAEQKIYSQFGVSDSEYELITSFMGRKPNYTEIGVFSVMWSEHCAYKNSKPLLSRFPTSGPKVLMGPGEGAGIVDIGDNQAVVFKIESHNHPSAVEPYQGAATGVGGIIRDIFSMGARPVALLNSLRFGKLESDRVKYLFEHVVSGIAGYGNCIGIPTVGGEIMFDNSYDGNPLVNAMCVGLIDHDKIQRGVAKGVGNPVFYVGPPTGRDGIHGATFASVELSEESEAKKTAVQVGDPFMEKLVMESCLELIDSGIVLGIQDMGAAGLTCSSAEMASKAGNGLELYLDQVPQREDGMTPYEMMLSESQERMLFVVEPKDEAQAQEIFDRWGVICRKVGKVTDDGRLKLFHHGEVVGDMPVKALVDECPIYNKPSAIPAYYEDNAAIDTLRYEEVTDLGGALRTVLGSPTVASKAWVYNQYDYMVRTSTAVRPGSDAAVVTIHGTRKGLAMTTDCNGRYVYLDPEVGGRIAVSEAARNIVCSGAQPLAITDNLNFGSPEKPEIFWQMERAVDGMAEACRVLDTPVIGGNVSLYNENASGAIYPTPVVGMVGLVEDTDHITTQAFKQEGDAVLLLGVTKAELGGSEFQYAVHGLTEGRPPELDLATERKLLDAVLAAIRSGLVRSAHDLSEGGLAGALAESCISGSIGANIELSAGGLRPDVALFSESQSRIILTSAPDHAEELKAAVAAYGVPVEIIGTVGGERLRVTLDGSSALDEAVTGLKTIWEDAIPCLMK from the coding sequence ATGACGCAGCAAGTATCCGCTAAGGAGCCGAACGCAGAGCAGATCGCGGAGCAGAAAATCTACAGTCAGTTCGGTGTATCAGACAGCGAATATGAGCTCATTACCTCCTTCATGGGACGTAAGCCCAATTATACTGAAATCGGTGTGTTCAGCGTCATGTGGTCTGAGCACTGTGCATATAAGAACTCTAAGCCGCTGCTGAGCCGCTTCCCTACAAGCGGACCGAAGGTACTGATGGGACCGGGTGAAGGCGCGGGCATCGTAGATATCGGGGATAACCAGGCCGTTGTCTTCAAAATCGAAAGCCACAACCATCCGTCGGCAGTAGAGCCTTATCAGGGCGCGGCAACCGGGGTGGGCGGGATTATCCGCGATATTTTCTCCATGGGAGCAAGACCGGTGGCCTTGCTGAATTCCCTGCGCTTCGGGAAGCTGGAAAGTGACCGGGTTAAATACCTGTTCGAGCATGTCGTGTCCGGGATTGCAGGCTACGGCAACTGTATCGGGATTCCGACGGTCGGCGGCGAGATTATGTTCGACAACAGCTATGACGGCAATCCGCTGGTGAATGCGATGTGTGTCGGGCTAATCGATCATGACAAAATTCAGCGCGGTGTCGCCAAAGGGGTAGGTAACCCCGTATTCTACGTAGGTCCGCCTACTGGCCGTGACGGCATTCATGGTGCGACCTTCGCATCGGTGGAGCTGAGTGAGGAATCGGAAGCTAAGAAGACCGCCGTACAGGTCGGCGATCCGTTCATGGAGAAGCTGGTGATGGAATCCTGTCTGGAGCTGATCGACAGCGGCATCGTCCTCGGCATTCAGGATATGGGCGCAGCCGGACTGACCTGCTCCAGCGCAGAAATGGCGAGTAAGGCAGGCAACGGTCTGGAGCTGTATCTGGATCAGGTGCCGCAGCGTGAAGACGGGATGACCCCATATGAGATGATGCTCTCGGAATCCCAGGAGCGGATGCTGTTCGTGGTGGAGCCTAAGGATGAGGCGCAGGCGCAGGAGATTTTTGACCGCTGGGGCGTGATTTGCCGCAAGGTAGGTAAGGTGACCGATGACGGCCGCCTGAAGCTGTTCCATCACGGCGAAGTGGTCGGCGATATGCCGGTGAAGGCGCTGGTGGATGAATGTCCGATCTATAACAAACCGTCTGCAATTCCTGCATACTACGAGGACAATGCAGCGATTGATACGCTGCGGTATGAGGAAGTGACTGATCTGGGCGGTGCGCTGCGCACTGTACTGGGATCGCCTACCGTAGCAAGCAAAGCATGGGTATACAATCAATACGATTATATGGTACGCACCAGCACGGCGGTTCGCCCGGGTTCCGATGCGGCAGTGGTCACCATTCATGGTACGCGCAAAGGTCTGGCCATGACGACGGACTGTAACGGCCGTTATGTCTATCTGGACCCTGAAGTGGGCGGACGCATTGCTGTCAGCGAAGCGGCGCGAAATATCGTCTGCTCCGGTGCCCAGCCGCTGGCGATTACAGACAACCTGAACTTCGGCAGCCCGGAGAAGCCGGAGATCTTCTGGCAGATGGAACGCGCGGTAGACGGTATGGCAGAAGCTTGCCGGGTGCTGGATACGCCGGTTATTGGCGGGAATGTCAGCCTGTATAACGAGAATGCCTCCGGGGCCATCTACCCGACACCGGTTGTCGGCATGGTGGGACTGGTTGAAGATACGGATCACATTACAACCCAGGCCTTCAAGCAGGAAGGCGATGCTGTACTTCTGCTAGGCGTGACGAAGGCAGAGCTGGGCGGCAGTGAATTTCAGTATGCTGTGCATGGCTTGACGGAAGGCCGTCCGCCGGAGCTGGACCTGGCGACTGAGCGCAAGCTGTTGGATGCCGTCCTCGCTGCCATCCGCAGCGGTCTGGTGCGCTCGGCGCATGACCTGTCTGAAGGCGGCTTGGCCGGAGCGCTGGCAGAGAGCTGCATCAGCGGCAGTATCGGCGCGAATATTGAGCTGTCCGCAGGCGGGCTGCGCCCGGATGTGGCGCTGTTCAGCGAGAGCCAGTCCCGTATTATCCTGACTTCGGCGCCTGACCATGCAGAGGAGCTGAAGGCGGCAGTTGCCGCATACGGCGTGCCTGTAGAGATCATTGGAACCGTTGGCGGAGAGCGCCTGCGCGTTACACTGGACGGCTCGTCTGCACTGGATGAAGCTGTTACCGGACTGAAGACCATTTGGGAGGATGCTATTCCATGTCTTATGAAATAA
- the purQ gene encoding phosphoribosylformylglycinamidine synthase subunit PurQ, which yields MKFAVLVFPGSNCDIDCYKAVEDSLGEPVDYVWHTATDLSAYDCILVPGGFSYGDYLRCGAISRFAPVMAEVAKAAEQGKFVLGICNGFQILTEAGLLPGALRRNMSMKFRCHDSVLKVVNNTTPFTIDYAKDEEIVIPIAHGEGNYYCDEETLAELQANNQIVFTYGDNPNGSVADIAGISNVAGNVVGMMPHPERAANSLLGSEDGKRMFTSILKTWRDRYDAASIR from the coding sequence ATGAAATTTGCAGTACTTGTCTTTCCAGGCTCCAATTGTGACATTGACTGCTACAAGGCAGTAGAAGACAGCCTCGGCGAACCAGTGGATTATGTATGGCATACAGCGACAGACCTGTCGGCGTATGACTGCATTCTCGTGCCGGGCGGCTTCTCTTATGGTGACTACCTGCGCTGCGGCGCAATCTCCCGGTTCGCTCCGGTAATGGCTGAAGTGGCTAAGGCGGCAGAGCAGGGCAAATTCGTGCTCGGTATCTGCAACGGGTTCCAGATTCTGACCGAAGCAGGTCTTCTGCCGGGCGCGCTGCGCCGCAACATGTCGATGAAGTTCCGTTGTCATGACTCGGTGCTTAAGGTCGTTAATAACACAACCCCGTTTACTATTGACTATGCGAAGGATGAAGAGATCGTCATTCCTATCGCGCATGGCGAAGGCAATTACTATTGTGATGAAGAGACGCTAGCAGAGCTTCAGGCGAACAATCAGATCGTATTCACCTATGGTGACAACCCGAACGGTTCGGTGGCCGATATTGCCGGAATCAGTAATGTGGCGGGCAATGTAGTCGGCATGATGCCTCACCCGGAGCGTGCAGCGAATAGCCTGCTGGGCTCGGAAGACGGCAAACGGATGTTCACATCCATTCTCAAGACATGGAGGGATCGTTATGACGCAGCAAGTATCCGCTAA
- the purS gene encoding phosphoribosylformylglycinamidine synthase subunit PurS translates to MLKATVYVTIKKSVLDPQGVAVQGALHSVGFQEVESLRIGKYMELTLDTDNRAEAEGRLKEMCEKLLANTVIEDYRYELED, encoded by the coding sequence ATGTTAAAAGCGACAGTCTACGTCACCATTAAGAAAAGCGTGCTCGACCCTCAGGGAGTTGCCGTGCAGGGTGCCCTGCATTCCGTTGGATTCCAGGAAGTTGAAAGTCTGCGGATCGGCAAGTATATGGAGCTGACCCTCGATACCGATAACCGCGCAGAAGCGGAAGGACGCCTGAAGGAAATGTGCGAGAAGCTGCTGGCCAACACGGTGATCGAGGATTACCGCTACGAATTGGAGGACTAA
- a CDS encoding phosphoribosylaminoimidazolesuccinocarboxamide synthase produces the protein MTSSAISTAVELVNAPLLYKGKVRELYDLGDEILIVVTDRISAFDYVLDPAVPDKGNVLNRLSAFWFGQTRELIENHVVHIEVDKLGDIVKDREALKNRIMVVRKAERIDIECVVRGCITGGGWRQYQETGEVNGIELPKGLRKNAVLAEPIFTPAAKNDVGHDEDIPFERMQEQIGAELALTLKEKSLKLFAFARAYCEERGIILADCKFEFGLLDGKVILIDEIFTPDASRFWAKDKYALDIEIDSMDKEPVRTYLSASSWDKNSTPDPLPAEVVEETSRRYLDIYHRLTGKSL, from the coding sequence ATGACATCTTCGGCCATATCCACTGCCGTGGAACTAGTAAATGCGCCGCTGCTCTACAAAGGCAAGGTTCGTGAGCTATATGATTTAGGGGATGAGATACTGATCGTGGTAACAGACCGGATCTCTGCCTTCGATTATGTGCTGGATCCGGCGGTGCCGGACAAGGGCAATGTGCTGAACAGGCTCAGCGCCTTCTGGTTCGGCCAGACCCGGGAGCTGATCGAGAACCATGTGGTGCATATCGAGGTGGACAAGCTCGGGGACATTGTGAAGGACAGGGAAGCGCTCAAGAACCGGATCATGGTTGTCCGCAAAGCCGAGAGGATTGACATCGAATGTGTCGTGCGCGGCTGCATTACCGGCGGCGGCTGGCGGCAGTACCAGGAGACCGGAGAGGTCAACGGCATTGAGCTGCCCAAGGGACTGCGGAAAAATGCGGTGCTGGCGGAGCCGATTTTCACACCTGCGGCTAAAAATGATGTTGGTCACGATGAGGACATTCCGTTTGAGCGGATGCAGGAGCAGATCGGCGCAGAGCTTGCGCTTACGCTTAAGGAGAAGAGCCTGAAGCTGTTCGCTTTTGCCAGAGCCTATTGTGAAGAACGCGGCATCATCCTCGCCGATTGCAAATTCGAGTTCGGTCTGTTGGACGGTAAGGTGATTCTGATCGATGAGATCTTCACACCGGATGCTTCCCGCTTCTGGGCCAAGGACAAGTACGCACTGGATATCGAGATTGACAGCATGGATAAGGAGCCGGTTCGCACGTACCTGTCAGCCTCCTCCTGGGACAAAAACAGTACGCCGGACCCGTTGCCGGCTGAGGTGGTCGAAGAAACGTCGCGCCGGTACCTGGATATCTATCACCGCCTTACTGGAAAGTCGTTGTAG
- the purB gene encoding adenylosuccinate lyase: MIERYSRPEMRAIWTEENKFNAWLEVEICACEAWAELGVIPHEDAAKLRKDAKFDIARIDEIELETRHDVIAFTRAVSESLGAERKWVHYGLTSTDVVDTALGYLLRQANEILEQDIIRFIEILKDKAIAYKDTPMMGRTHGVHAEPTTFGLKMALWYEEMKRNLERFRHAANGVQFGKISGAVGTYANIDPFVEEFVCRKLGTSPAPISTQTLQRDRHAEYMAALALVATSLDKFATEIRALQKSEIREVEEAFAKGQKGSSAMPHKRNPIGCENISGLSRVIRGHMMTAYENVPLWHERDISHSSVERIILPDATMLLNYMLNRFGNIVKNLTVFPENMKRNMNRTFGVPFSGRILTKLIDKGFSREQAYDTVQPRAMQAWEEQTQFRDIVEATPEITAVLSAEEIEDAFNPSWHLKHVDTIFRKLELI, encoded by the coding sequence ATGATTGAACGTTACAGCAGACCTGAGATGCGGGCCATTTGGACCGAAGAGAATAAATTCAACGCGTGGCTGGAAGTTGAGATTTGCGCCTGTGAGGCATGGGCCGAGCTGGGAGTCATCCCGCATGAAGATGCCGCGAAGCTGCGCAAGGATGCCAAATTCGATATCGCGCGGATCGATGAGATTGAGCTGGAAACACGCCATGATGTGATTGCTTTTACCCGTGCGGTATCTGAGAGCCTTGGCGCAGAGCGCAAATGGGTGCATTACGGACTAACCTCGACAGATGTGGTCGACACGGCGCTCGGTTACCTGCTGCGTCAGGCCAACGAGATTCTGGAGCAGGATATCATCCGGTTCATTGAGATTCTAAAAGACAAAGCTATCGCCTACAAGGATACCCCGATGATGGGCCGTACCCATGGCGTACATGCAGAGCCTACGACATTCGGGCTGAAGATGGCACTGTGGTATGAGGAAATGAAGCGGAACCTGGAGCGCTTCCGTCATGCCGCGAACGGCGTACAATTCGGCAAAATCTCCGGGGCCGTCGGCACCTATGCCAACATCGACCCGTTCGTGGAAGAATTCGTCTGCCGCAAGCTGGGCACCAGCCCCGCACCAATCTCCACGCAGACCCTGCAGCGTGACCGTCACGCAGAGTACATGGCGGCGCTGGCACTGGTTGCTACTTCCCTCGACAAGTTCGCTACCGAGATCCGCGCTTTGCAGAAGAGTGAGATCCGCGAGGTCGAGGAGGCTTTTGCCAAGGGTCAAAAGGGCTCGTCTGCTATGCCGCACAAGCGCAACCCGATCGGCTGCGAGAACATCTCCGGTCTGTCACGTGTAATCCGTGGCCATATGATGACAGCTTACGAGAACGTGCCGTTGTGGCATGAACGCGATATCTCGCATTCCTCCGTAGAGCGGATCATCCTGCCGGATGCGACCATGCTGCTGAACTATATGCTGAACCGCTTCGGCAACATCGTGAAGAACCTGACTGTATTCCCTGAGAATATGAAGCGCAACATGAACCGCACCTTCGGCGTTCCGTTCTCCGGCCGCATCCTGACCAAGCTGATCGACAAGGGCTTCAGCCGCGAGCAGGCGTACGACACCGTGCAGCCGCGCGCGATGCAGGCTTGGGAGGAGCAGACCCAGTTCCGTGACATCGTGGAAGCCACCCCGGAAATCACTGCCGTGCTTAGCGCGGAGGAGATCGAGGATGCGTTCAATCCTTCCTGGCATCTCAAGCATGTGGACACTATCTTCCGTAAGCTGGAGCTGATCTGA
- the purK gene encoding 5-(carboxyamino)imidazole ribonucleotide synthase, with translation MMALSGSAMGYRFVALDPAKDAPCGQITPQITAAYNDRDAARELARRSDVITYEFENVDAGVAALLTEESYVPQGSALLYTTQHRLREKAAVEAAGVPVAPYRKVGSLAELEAAAKDLGLPCVLKTATGGYDGKGQAVIRRPEELAAAFRQVAPGASAQADGAAQVDAPELVLEKFITFKCEISVIAARSASGEVKSFPPAENIHVDNILHLSIVPARVPEEIQQRACELAERIVSGMEAVGLLAVEMFVTEDGELFVNELAPRPHNSGHYTMDACVTSQFEQHVRAICNLPLGATSLLTPVVMVNVLGQHLEGAVQAACRANEEADRLGVSPKLHIYGKTESKTGRKMGHINLLCKDTGDGLSWVEQTNLWRN, from the coding sequence ATGATGGCGCTGTCCGGGAGCGCCATGGGCTACCGCTTCGTGGCGCTGGACCCGGCAAAGGATGCGCCCTGCGGGCAGATTACGCCGCAGATCACAGCGGCGTATAACGACCGGGACGCCGCGCGCGAGCTGGCGCGGCGCTCCGACGTCATCACGTACGAATTCGAGAACGTGGACGCTGGCGTAGCCGCGCTGCTGACGGAGGAATCGTACGTGCCGCAGGGCAGCGCGCTGCTGTATACGACGCAGCACCGGCTGCGCGAGAAGGCGGCGGTCGAGGCGGCGGGCGTACCCGTTGCCCCGTACCGCAAGGTGGGCAGCCTGGCGGAGCTGGAAGCCGCGGCTAAAGACCTGGGCTTGCCCTGTGTGCTGAAGACCGCCACAGGGGGGTACGACGGCAAGGGACAAGCCGTCATCCGCAGACCGGAAGAGCTGGCGGCAGCGTTTCGGCAGGTCGCGCCGGGGGCATCGGCTCAGGCTGACGGGGCCGCACAGGTGGACGCGCCGGAGCTGGTGCTGGAGAAATTCATCACTTTCAAATGTGAGATTTCGGTCATCGCCGCCCGGAGCGCCTCGGGGGAGGTCAAGAGCTTCCCGCCTGCCGAGAACATTCATGTGGATAATATCCTGCATCTCTCGATTGTGCCTGCACGGGTGCCGGAGGAGATTCAACAGCGGGCCTGTGAGCTGGCCGAGCGGATTGTCTCCGGCATGGAGGCGGTCGGGCTGCTGGCGGTAGAGATGTTCGTGACAGAGGATGGAGAGCTGTTCGTCAACGAGCTGGCGCCGCGTCCGCATAACTCCGGTCATTACACGATGGATGCCTGCGTGACCTCGCAGTTCGAGCAGCATGTGCGGGCCATCTGCAATCTGCCGCTGGGCGCTACCTCGCTGCTTACTCCTGTGGTGATGGTGAATGTACTCGGCCAGCATCTGGAGGGAGCCGTTCAGGCAGCCTGCCGTGCGAATGAGGAAGCGGACAGGCTTGGAGTATCACCCAAGCTTCATATATATGGTAAGACCGAGAGCAAAACCGGCCGCAAAATGGGCCATATCAACCTGCTCTGCAAGGATACCGGCGACGGCTTGTCCTGGGTAGAGCAAACTAACCTTTGGAGGAACTGA
- the purE gene encoding 5-(carboxyamino)imidazole ribonucleotide mutase, with protein sequence MSVQVGVIMGSKSDYETMQHTCEVLEELDIAYEKKVVSAHRTPDLMFRYAEEAAERGLRVIIAGAGGAAHLPGMVAAKTMLPVIGVPVQSKALNGMDSLLSIVQMPAGIPVATVAIGRAGAINAALLAAQIIGAFEPEVAQRVQLRREATQQEVLESSESL encoded by the coding sequence ATGTCTGTGCAAGTAGGTGTCATTATGGGCAGCAAATCGGACTATGAAACGATGCAGCATACCTGTGAAGTGCTGGAGGAGCTGGATATAGCTTATGAGAAAAAGGTTGTCTCTGCACACCGCACACCGGATCTGATGTTCCGTTATGCCGAGGAGGCGGCGGAGCGCGGCCTGCGGGTCATCATCGCTGGAGCGGGCGGTGCGGCGCATCTGCCGGGTATGGTGGCTGCGAAGACCATGCTGCCGGTCATCGGTGTACCTGTGCAGTCGAAGGCCTTGAACGGCATGGACTCGCTGCTGTCGATTGTGCAGATGCCTGCGGGCATTCCTGTAGCGACAGTAGCCATCGGCCGCGCCGGAGCTATCAATGCGGCGCTGCTGGCAGCGCAGATCATCGGCGCCTTCGAGCCGGAGGTGGCGCAGCGTGTGCAGCTGCGGCGCGAGGCGACTCAGCAAGAGGTGCTGGAAAGCAGCGAGAGTCTATGA
- a CDS encoding universal stress protein has protein sequence MLFSKIVLAYDGSKASNQALERAIELAKVTPGSSLYVVHAFEFPRFFIGEALAPLPASVNKDYYDLAVQTTDEVKSRLDAEGLNATVELLQGSPAEIILNYAKEQGADVIVIGSRGLGGIREFVLGSVSHNVVQSARIPVLVVK, from the coding sequence ATGTTATTCTCTAAAATTGTGCTTGCCTATGACGGTTCAAAGGCTTCGAATCAGGCTCTGGAACGGGCGATCGAGCTGGCTAAGGTAACTCCAGGGTCCTCCCTGTACGTCGTACACGCATTTGAATTCCCGCGGTTCTTCATCGGGGAAGCTCTCGCGCCTCTGCCGGCATCGGTGAACAAGGATTATTATGACCTCGCGGTCCAGACAACGGATGAAGTGAAAAGCCGCCTGGATGCCGAAGGTCTGAATGCTACGGTAGAATTGCTGCAGGGATCGCCTGCGGAAATTATTCTGAATTATGCCAAGGAGCAGGGTGCAGATGTGATCGTAATCGGCAGCCGGGGGCTGGGCGGTATCCGGGAGTTCGTTCTGGGCAGCGTCAGCCATAATGTGGTGCAAAGCGCGCGCATTCCGGTGCTGGTTGTTAAATAA
- a CDS encoding DUF1294 domain-containing protein: MVKAVLLWFALINIIGYVVMSEDKNKARKRRDRVPEKTLFLLAFMGGALGVLIAMYRKRHKTRHTSFRLGIPLLLLLNMLLYGYFLR, encoded by the coding sequence ATGGTCAAGGCGGTATTGCTGTGGTTCGCGCTGATCAACATTATCGGGTATGTAGTGATGTCGGAAGACAAGAACAAGGCCCGGAAAAGACGGGATCGGGTGCCGGAGAAAACATTGTTTCTGCTGGCGTTCATGGGCGGTGCGCTGGGTGTGCTGATTGCCATGTACCGCAAGCGCCACAAGACGAGGCATACTTCCTTCAGACTCGGAATTCCGCTACTGCTGCTGCTGAATATGCTGCTGTATGGGTATTTTTTGAGGTAA
- a CDS encoding MFS transporter: MAAAEGLANVVKAAEAPGKKGSSRLYFLVIVFMFWFSSYIYVPVLSPYVEHLGASYVMVGAVLGIYGLMQILFRLPIGMGSDVLNRRRPFIYLGLIASGASCLLFLAGAHPGWALAARAVSGIAASAWVVYSVMFAGYFPKEEAGRAMGMLQFTTVIAQLTSMMISGYIVDHFGWNTPFIIGGIVAVAAMLLVVRLPEQQLEKRTAIKLKDLAGVVKEPLLVKVSLLSVLAHCVLFITMFGYTPNQALYIGASKGSLGWLTLAFMLPHAIATLYGARLFGRWLGDRGTLMLGFAGSAVFTLLIPSMPTLAALCVTQIGNGFMQGLIFPLLLGKSVSGVAPFKRATAMGFYQAVYAIGMSGGPFVAGWMSAAYGLRGGFWLGAIAAVLAAVLSWFWIREAGAAGGRSKKERELQGR; this comes from the coding sequence GTGGCAGCGGCTGAAGGTTTAGCGAATGTGGTGAAGGCGGCAGAGGCCCCGGGTAAGAAGGGGAGCAGCCGGTTGTATTTTCTGGTAATAGTCTTTATGTTCTGGTTCTCTTCGTATATCTATGTTCCGGTGCTCTCGCCGTATGTGGAGCATCTGGGGGCTTCTTATGTCATGGTGGGAGCGGTGCTGGGAATCTACGGCCTGATGCAGATTCTCTTCCGGCTGCCGATAGGAATGGGTTCAGATGTGCTTAACCGGCGGCGGCCGTTCATCTATCTGGGGCTGATCGCGAGCGGAGCGAGCTGTCTGCTGTTCCTGGCAGGGGCCCATCCGGGCTGGGCGCTGGCGGCGCGGGCGGTCTCGGGGATAGCGGCATCGGCGTGGGTGGTGTACTCGGTGATGTTCGCGGGGTATTTTCCGAAAGAGGAGGCGGGCAGGGCTATGGGGATGCTCCAGTTCACCACGGTGATTGCCCAATTGACCAGTATGATGATCAGCGGTTATATCGTTGATCACTTCGGCTGGAATACCCCGTTCATCATCGGAGGAATCGTGGCGGTGGCTGCGATGCTGCTGGTCGTCCGTCTGCCGGAGCAACAGCTGGAGAAGCGCACAGCGATTAAGCTCAAGGATCTGGCCGGTGTCGTGAAGGAACCGCTGCTGGTAAAAGTATCGCTGTTATCGGTGCTGGCCCATTGTGTGCTGTTCATTACGATGTTCGGCTACACGCCGAATCAGGCGCTCTATATTGGCGCGAGCAAGGGGAGCCTCGGCTGGCTGACGCTGGCTTTTATGCTGCCACATGCGATAGCGACCCTCTATGGTGCGCGGCTGTTCGGCCGGTGGCTGGGGGACCGGGGGACACTGATGCTGGGTTTTGCCGGAAGTGCGGTGTTCACGCTGCTCATTCCCTCGATGCCTACGCTCGCGGCGTTATGTGTAACACAGATTGGGAACGGGTTCATGCAAGGCCTGATCTTCCCGCTGCTGCTGGGGAAATCCGTCTCCGGGGTAGCTCCGTTTAAGCGGGCGACAGCGATGGGGTTCTATCAGGCGGTGTATGCGATCGGTATGTCGGGCGGTCCTTTTGTAGCGGGATGGATGAGTGCGGCGTACGGTCTGCGAGGAGGCTTCTGGCTGGGAGCCATTGCAGCGGTGCTGGCGGCAGTGCTGTCCTGGTTCTGGATCAGAGAGGCCGGAGCCGCAGGCGGGCGGAGCAAGAAAGAGCGGGAGCTGCAGGGCCGGTGA